One genomic segment of Tursiops truncatus isolate mTurTru1 chromosome 4, mTurTru1.mat.Y, whole genome shotgun sequence includes these proteins:
- the DNAJB11 gene encoding dnaJ homolog subfamily B member 11 codes for MAPQNLGTFCLLLLYLIGAVIAGRDFYKILGVPRSASIKDIKKAYRKLALQLHPDRNPDDPRAQEKFQDLGAAYEVLSDSEKRKQYDTYGEEGLKDGHQSSHGDIFSHFFGDFGFMFGGTPRQQDRNIPRGSDIIVDLEVTLEEVYAGNFVEVVRNKPVARQAPGKRKCNCRQEMRTTQLGPGRFQMTQEVVCDECPNVKLVNEERTLEVEIEPGVRDGMEYPFIGEGEPHVDGEPGDLRFRIKVVKHPIFERRGDDLYTNVTVSLVESLVGFDMDIAHLDGHKVHISRDKITRPGAKLWKKGEGLPNFDNNNIKGSLIITFDVDFPKEQLSEEAREGIKQLLNQGSVQKVYNGLQGY; via the exons ATGGCCCCGCAGAACCTGGGCACCTTCTGCCTGTTGCTGCTGTACCTCATCGGGGCTGTGATCGCCGG gCGAGATTTCTATAAGATCTTAGGGGTGCCTCGCAGTGCCTctataaaggatattaaaaagGCCTACAGGAAACTAGCCCTGCAGCTTCATCCTGACCGGAATCCTGATGATCCTCGAGCGCAGGAGAAATTCCAGGATCTGGGTGCTGCTTATGAG GTTCTGTCAGATAGTGAGAAACGGAAACAATATGATACTTATGGTGAAGAAGGATTAAAAGATGGGCATCAGAGCTCCCATGGAGACATTTTTTCACA CTTCTTTGGAGATTTTGGTTTCATGTTTGGAGGAACCCCTCGTCAGCAAGACAGAAATATTCCAAGAGGAAGTGATATTATTGTAGATCTAGAAGTCACTTTGGAAGAAGTATATGCAGGAAATTTTGTAGAA GTGGTTAGAAACAAACCCGTGGCAAGGCAGGCCCCTGGCAAACGGAAGTGCAACTGCAGGCAGGAGATGCGGACCACCCAGCTGGGCCCCGGCCGCTTCCAGATGACCCAGGAGGTGGTCTGCGACGAGTGCCCGAATGTCAA ACTAGTGAATGAAGAACGAACACTGGAGGTGGAAATTGAACCTGGGGTGAGAGATGGCATGGAGTACCCCTTTATTGGAGAAG GTGAGCCTCATGTGGATGGAGAGCCAGGAGACTTACGGTTCCGAATCAAAGTTGTCAA GCACCCAATATTTGAAAGGCGAGGAGATGACTTGTACACAAACGTGACAGTCTCCCTCGTGGAGTCTCTGGTGGGCTTCGATATGGATATTGCTCACTTGGATGGTCACAAG GTACATATTTCCCGGGATAAGATCACCAGACCAGGAGCCAAGCTATGGAAGAAAGGGGAAGGGCTCCCCAACTTTGACAACAACAACATCAAGGGCTCTTTGATAATCACTTTTGATGTGGATTTTCCAAAAGAACAGTTATCAGAGGAAGCAAGAGAAG GTATCAAACAGCTGCTGAATCAAGGGTCAGTGCAGAAGGTATACAATGGACTGCAAGGATATTAA